One genomic window of Leptospira paudalimensis includes the following:
- the lepB gene encoding signal peptidase I: MSKPKNKVPLKTKLIVILLPMGIGLVSAMFVKYKVLLPVAIPNSYMEPTLKKGDTAYFNRFYRKSQLGIGDVVIASSPLDPNATFIARIIGKPGDSISIQKRMVFRNGTILDPTMFPEASTQSIPLIPVGKTEHDDMNPVTVPEKHFFLLSDNRELGVDSRTLGTIQESQIIAVMW; the protein is encoded by the coding sequence ATGTCTAAGCCAAAAAATAAAGTCCCACTCAAAACAAAACTCATAGTGATTTTACTTCCGATGGGAATCGGTCTCGTCTCTGCTATGTTTGTGAAGTATAAAGTTCTCCTTCCTGTGGCCATTCCCAATTCCTATATGGAACCTACTTTAAAAAAAGGGGACACCGCTTACTTCAATCGTTTTTACCGCAAAAGCCAACTGGGAATTGGAGATGTGGTGATCGCCTCCTCCCCACTTGACCCGAATGCAACCTTCATTGCGAGGATCATTGGCAAACCAGGAGATTCCATTTCCATTCAAAAACGAATGGTTTTTCGGAATGGAACCATCTTAGATCCTACCATGTTTCCTGAAGCAAGTACACAATCGATCCCTCTCATCCCAGTAGGAAAAACAGAACATGATGATATGAACCCAGTGACAGTTCCAGAAAAACATTTCTTTTTACTCTCTGACAATCGCGAATTAGGAGTGGATTCGAGAACCCTCGGTACCATCCAAGAATCCCAAATCATCGCTGTTATGTGGTGA
- a CDS encoding GAF domain-containing protein, with product MDRIQRELTRARFQQNILAQVSAHPSARSGDIQTLAKFITKSVAEGLGIERVGVWLFNDSKNELLNVDTYFQSQALHSSGAILKEVEFREEFQYLVKEKYVDANDPYTDPRTKGFIETYLKPNGITAMLDGVIRMGEELIGTLCFEHVGKKHKWQDDEIIFCSQLGDQIALTISNQRKNQIYEELISRENELRELNERLEQLVEERTKKLRNSNEELESTIATLKKLKTNSSFLKKWQALGNS from the coding sequence ATGGATCGGATACAAAGAGAGCTCACTCGGGCCAGATTCCAACAAAACATTTTGGCACAAGTTTCCGCTCATCCGAGTGCTCGGTCAGGTGACATCCAAACTTTGGCCAAATTCATCACCAAATCAGTAGCGGAGGGGCTTGGAATTGAACGAGTGGGAGTATGGCTCTTTAATGATTCCAAAAATGAACTTTTGAATGTGGATACATACTTCCAAAGTCAAGCCCTTCATAGTTCAGGTGCCATTTTGAAGGAAGTTGAATTCCGAGAGGAATTCCAATACCTAGTGAAGGAAAAGTATGTGGATGCTAACGATCCTTATACGGATCCACGTACGAAAGGATTCATTGAAACCTATTTAAAACCAAATGGCATCACGGCAATGTTAGATGGTGTAATCAGAATGGGAGAAGAACTGATTGGAACTTTATGTTTTGAACATGTTGGTAAAAAACATAAGTGGCAAGATGATGAAATTATTTTTTGTAGCCAATTAGGTGATCAAATCGCTCTCACAATCAGTAACCAAAGGAAAAACCAAATTTATGAGGAATTGATCTCAAGAGAAAATGAATTAAGAGAGTTAAATGAAAGATTAGAACAACTGGTTGAAGAACGTACAAAAAAACTAAGAAATTCTAACGAAGAACTAGAGTCAACTATCGCCACGTTAAAAAAGCTCAAAACCAACTCATCCTTTCTGAAAAAATGGCAAGCCTTGGGCAACTCGTAG
- a CDS encoding phosphoglycerate kinase, with protein sequence MKLPLLEEQNLKGKRVFVRVDFNVPVENGIATDKTRIEKTLPTLELLISKGAKIILGSHLGRPKGGPEPKYSMKPVFDVLSTLVKTKVSFSEAVIGAPVVKLSNELGEGEILLLENLRFHKEEEANDAGFCKELAKLADVYVNDAFGTAHRAHASTEGVAHLLPAFAGLLMRKEIEVLSGLLARPERPFVAIVGGSKVSSKFAILKNLLEKVDHLLIGGGMAYTFLKSRAVPVGKSLVEPEFESQAFQLIDRAGVQGVDLQIPVDHIIADNFDPNAKTKSVDKMGILDGWMGMDIGPKTIDNYVKAIKEAKTILWNGPMGVFEMDKFSKGTIEIAKAISKSKAKTVVGGGDSIAAVNKAGVADKITHISTGGGASLEFLEGRTLPGVQCLLPKEDK encoded by the coding sequence ATGAAATTACCTCTTCTCGAAGAACAAAATCTAAAAGGAAAACGAGTCTTTGTTCGTGTGGACTTCAATGTCCCTGTGGAAAACGGAATCGCCACGGACAAAACTCGGATTGAAAAAACCCTCCCTACTTTGGAATTACTCATTTCCAAAGGAGCAAAGATCATTTTGGGAAGCCATTTGGGCCGACCAAAAGGTGGACCGGAACCAAAATATTCCATGAAACCTGTGTTTGATGTTTTATCTACACTCGTAAAAACCAAAGTCAGTTTCTCAGAAGCTGTGATTGGGGCGCCTGTTGTGAAGTTATCAAATGAACTTGGGGAAGGTGAAATTTTACTTTTAGAAAACCTTCGTTTCCATAAGGAAGAAGAGGCAAATGATGCCGGTTTCTGTAAGGAACTGGCAAAACTCGCTGACGTATATGTCAACGATGCATTCGGAACCGCACATAGAGCCCACGCTTCGACAGAGGGTGTGGCTCATCTTCTCCCTGCCTTTGCAGGACTTCTGATGCGGAAAGAAATTGAAGTATTAAGTGGGCTTCTTGCAAGACCAGAACGTCCATTTGTGGCGATCGTTGGTGGATCAAAAGTCAGTTCCAAATTCGCAATTTTAAAAAACCTTCTCGAAAAAGTGGACCACCTCCTCATCGGGGGCGGTATGGCTTATACCTTTCTCAAATCCAGAGCTGTACCTGTGGGTAAATCCCTTGTAGAACCTGAATTTGAATCCCAAGCCTTCCAACTCATTGACCGTGCAGGTGTACAAGGAGTTGACCTCCAAATCCCTGTGGACCACATCATTGCTGACAATTTTGATCCCAATGCAAAAACCAAGTCTGTGGACAAAATGGGGATTTTGGACGGATGGATGGGAATGGACATCGGGCCAAAAACCATCGACAATTATGTAAAAGCCATCAAAGAAGCAAAGACCATCTTATGGAACGGACCGATGGGTGTGTTTGAAATGGATAAGTTCTCCAAAGGAACGATTGAAATTGCAAAAGCCATTAGTAAATCCAAAGCAAAAACCGTTGTGGGTGGTGGAGACTCCATCGCTGCGGTGAATAAAGCAGGGGTTGCTGATAAAATCACTCATATCTCCACTGGTGGTGGTGCTTCCTTAGAATTTTTGGAAGGACGCACTCTCCCAGGAGTTCAATGTTTACTCCCAAAGGAAGATAAATAA
- a CDS encoding response regulator transcription factor, producing MKQSILIVEDIHSIREAIMDLLSAKFNVFGAEHFEEAVWYLSNEKIDLTITDIRLPGKSGIDLVKLIQKEFPSVQYALMTAYNINEYIKYAKDLQIWNIIPKYSFLDIHLIEVMVEKLLSNDIFGIEKYFAKDFQVLDQNINSEFEEAPNNGIVYKQIKSDQDRSILCGKISKNLIQLGAPKAIQQVLEELTSNAMIRAPRTNEGEYKYQFEIPSHDMVVPLDNIQLMPDDYFLIGYGSTESTIFIVVRDQFGSLRKEEILHRLDRHISIDETTGFPKGLEDSHGRGLYICREISDQLIFNIKPGVCTETIAMINREGRTGFKSLSIYEV from the coding sequence ATGAAACAATCCATTCTTATCGTTGAAGATATTCATTCAATTCGTGAAGCCATCATGGATTTATTAAGTGCAAAATTTAATGTCTTTGGTGCAGAACATTTTGAAGAAGCAGTTTGGTATTTATCAAATGAAAAAATTGACCTAACCATTACCGACATTCGATTACCCGGTAAATCAGGTATTGACCTTGTGAAACTCATCCAAAAGGAGTTTCCGAGTGTTCAGTATGCATTGATGACAGCATACAATATCAACGAATACATAAAATATGCAAAAGACCTTCAAATTTGGAACATCATACCCAAGTATAGTTTTTTGGATATCCATCTCATCGAAGTGATGGTAGAAAAATTATTATCAAACGATATCTTTGGAATTGAAAAGTATTTTGCAAAAGATTTCCAAGTATTAGACCAAAACATCAATAGTGAATTTGAAGAAGCTCCTAATAATGGAATTGTATACAAACAAATTAAATCAGACCAAGACAGGTCAATCCTTTGTGGTAAAATTTCCAAAAATCTAATCCAATTGGGAGCTCCTAAAGCGATTCAACAGGTGTTAGAAGAACTAACTTCCAATGCGATGATCCGTGCTCCTCGTACAAACGAAGGAGAGTACAAATACCAATTTGAAATTCCTAGCCATGACATGGTAGTTCCACTTGATAATATCCAACTCATGCCAGATGATTATTTTTTAATTGGGTATGGTTCTACAGAGAGTACGATTTTTATAGTGGTTCGAGACCAATTTGGATCCCTACGTAAGGAAGAAATTTTACATCGTTTGGATCGTCATATCAGTATTGATGAAACCACTGGATTTCCAAAAGGTTTAGAAGACAGTCATGGAAGAGGACTTTATATCTGTCGCGAAATTTCCGACCAATTGATCTTTAATATCAAACCAGGTGTTTGTACAGAAACCATTGCCATGATCAACCGAGAAGGTAGAACTGGTTTTAAGTCTTTATCCATTTACGAAGTGTAA
- a CDS encoding LIC_12097 family sensor histidine kinase — translation MENIEKVAEKARELEAIYDVVQDPLVLIDSDFNIQRANLATILFAKNNKYDELLDKKCYEVLYQRTDICPYCPKINVKSKDKNHTSSAPITREIFFRSEDKKQTLLLEFYPYPKQEDLFWMVEKISDVTKQRDKEEESFRMRNLASLGILISGIAHELNNPLTGISLTLQNLKANWQNQPPEQIEKRLDMIRNDISRAAIIVSDIISFAKTDKVKVTLGDIVETINRAKDTVIRLYPHLSKNINWRITCDHEYQFPFHPGKMERLFMNLFRNSLQAFDYRPGEIAIEIRKTKNWLHIIVEDNAGGIPDAIIQKIFDPFFTSNKSGTGTGLGLSICHSIVKEHDGNISVKSVEQKTRFTISFPLTNDITEPSS, via the coding sequence ATGGAAAACATTGAAAAAGTGGCAGAAAAAGCCCGAGAATTGGAAGCCATTTATGATGTTGTACAAGACCCACTCGTTCTTATCGATTCGGATTTCAATATCCAAAGAGCCAATCTTGCGACCATTTTGTTTGCAAAGAACAATAAATATGACGAGTTGTTAGACAAAAAATGTTACGAAGTATTGTACCAACGAACAGATATTTGTCCCTATTGCCCCAAAATAAACGTAAAATCAAAGGACAAAAACCATACTTCGTCTGCTCCCATCACCAGAGAAATTTTTTTTCGTTCTGAAGACAAAAAACAAACACTTCTTTTAGAATTTTACCCCTACCCGAAACAAGAAGATTTGTTTTGGATGGTGGAAAAAATATCGGATGTTACCAAACAAAGAGACAAAGAAGAAGAATCTTTCCGAATGCGTAACCTTGCGTCCTTAGGAATCTTAATTTCGGGAATTGCTCACGAATTGAATAACCCTTTAACTGGAATTAGTCTTACATTACAAAATTTAAAAGCAAACTGGCAAAACCAACCGCCAGAACAAATTGAAAAAAGATTGGATATGATTCGAAACGATATCTCTCGTGCAGCGATCATCGTATCAGATATTATTTCCTTTGCAAAAACAGATAAGGTCAAAGTCACTTTAGGTGATATCGTTGAAACCATTAACCGCGCAAAAGATACTGTCATTCGGCTTTATCCACATCTAAGTAAAAATATCAACTGGCGTATCACATGTGATCACGAATACCAATTCCCTTTCCATCCAGGAAAGATGGAAAGATTATTTATGAATTTGTTTCGAAATTCACTCCAAGCGTTTGATTATAGGCCTGGCGAAATCGCAATTGAAATTCGCAAAACCAAAAATTGGCTCCACATCATCGTGGAAGACAATGCAGGAGGAATTCCTGATGCGATCATCCAAAAGATCTTCGATCCTTTTTTCACAAGTAATAAATCGGGAACTGGTACTGGACTTGGACTTTCCATCTGTCATTCCATTGTAAAAGAACATGATGGCAATATCTCAGTTAAATCAGTGGAACAAAAAACAAGATTTACGATCTCTTTTCCGCTCACTAATGACATCACGGAGCCAAGTTCATGA
- a CDS encoding LIC_12096 family protein — MEQLPKFRHLALLSLFLLSVGLFAEVDITEKENRLDKEILSLYRDIAKARELLSYEQLSSLPANTTIQFIGSYPNRTGIRIRKFKVDPDPQNKNRIKHSEEKSILLEFNGSVLSKVEIQITSEDTEIEQKTRTKITDSTPLDESVNDMVIQFSGLDGSESFPLSSLRNDSIKQERNDFKKDFYIKFLLDFHSQLISISALQKTNGNQSQKKMFKQLNQSLGY; from the coding sequence ATGGAACAACTCCCGAAGTTCCGGCACCTAGCACTCCTTAGTCTTTTTTTACTGAGTGTCGGTCTCTTCGCTGAGGTCGACATTACCGAAAAAGAAAACCGATTAGACAAGGAAATCCTTAGCCTTTACCGAGACATCGCCAAGGCCAGGGAACTTTTGTCTTACGAACAACTTTCGTCTTTACCAGCCAATACCACGATCCAATTCATTGGATCTTATCCAAACCGAACAGGCATAAGAATCCGTAAATTCAAAGTAGATCCAGACCCTCAGAATAAAAACCGTATCAAACATTCTGAAGAAAAATCAATCCTACTTGAATTTAATGGATCCGTTCTATCCAAAGTAGAAATCCAAATCACCTCAGAAGATACAGAAATCGAACAAAAAACGAGAACTAAAATCACTGATTCTACCCCACTCGATGAATCGGTGAATGATATGGTAATCCAATTTTCAGGTCTTGATGGATCAGAAAGTTTCCCACTTTCCTCTCTCAGAAATGATTCCATTAAACAAGAAAGGAATGATTTCAAAAAAGATTTTTATATCAAATTTTTATTAGATTTCCATAGCCAACTCATCTCGATTAGTGCACTCCAGAAAACAAACGGAAACCAAAGCCAAAAGAAAATGTTCAAACAACTAAACCAATCACTGGGATACTAA
- the gap gene encoding type I glyceraldehyde-3-phosphate dehydrogenase, translated as MVKIAINGFGRIGRLVLRSGIKDPNLEFVAINDLVTPDNLSYLFKYDSTHGRFNGEVSHTDNEIIIDGKKVKTFSERDPEKLPWKELGVDFVIESTGLFTDRVGAEKHIKAGAKKVVISAPAKDKDIPTFVMGVNHEKYDAGKDNVVSNASCTTNCLAPITKVVLDNFGIVEGLMTTIHAMTATQPTVDGPSKKDFRGGRGAAQNIIPASTGAAKAVGLCIPEVNGKLTGMSFRVPTPDVSVVDLTVRTEKPTSLAEIKKKMKEASEGSMKGILGYTEDMVVSNDFLGDIRSSIFDADACIELSPTFFKLVSWYDNEMGYSNRVLDLVRYMAKKG; from the coding sequence ATGGTAAAAATCGCAATTAATGGTTTTGGTCGCATCGGACGACTTGTGCTTCGTTCCGGAATCAAAGACCCCAATTTAGAATTTGTCGCAATCAACGACCTAGTCACCCCAGACAACCTTTCTTACCTTTTTAAGTACGACTCAACTCATGGTCGTTTCAATGGGGAAGTTTCTCACACAGACAATGAAATCATCATCGATGGCAAAAAAGTAAAAACGTTCTCGGAAAGAGACCCAGAAAAACTCCCATGGAAAGAACTCGGAGTGGACTTTGTGATCGAATCAACTGGTCTTTTCACAGACCGAGTGGGTGCTGAAAAACACATCAAAGCTGGTGCCAAAAAAGTGGTGATCTCAGCTCCTGCAAAAGACAAAGACATCCCTACCTTTGTGATGGGTGTAAACCACGAGAAATACGATGCGGGAAAAGACAATGTTGTCTCTAATGCATCGTGTACAACAAACTGCCTTGCTCCCATCACAAAAGTGGTTCTTGACAACTTTGGAATCGTGGAAGGCCTTATGACTACCATCCACGCCATGACAGCAACCCAACCAACGGTAGATGGACCTTCTAAAAAGGACTTCCGTGGTGGACGTGGTGCTGCACAGAACATCATCCCTGCATCCACTGGTGCTGCGAAAGCAGTAGGACTTTGTATCCCAGAAGTAAACGGAAAACTCACAGGTATGAGTTTCCGCGTTCCTACACCGGATGTTTCGGTTGTGGACTTAACTGTTCGCACGGAAAAACCAACAAGCCTTGCTGAAATCAAAAAGAAAATGAAAGAAGCAAGTGAAGGTTCCATGAAAGGAATCCTTGGTTACACAGAAGATATGGTTGTATCGAACGACTTCCTTGGTGACATTCGTTCTTCTATCTTCGATGCAGATGCTTGTATTGAACTAAGCCCAACTTTTTTCAAACTCGTGTCTTGGTATGACAACGAAATGGGATACTCCAACCGAGTTCTCGACCTCGTACGTTACATGGCAAAAAAAGGCTAA
- a CDS encoding sensor histidine kinase, whose translation MASLGQLVAGIAHEINNPIAAIQASAENLKESLFESEYSLFQKELKELLPDHKSQNLFQEVIQVLKSRIEIISGRERMSRRKRIESWLHSRGLPDSFSFHLIDVGFDLDVLESYQELFLKDKVDKILTLLVEEITVYQSLHIMLLAVERASKMTFALKNFVRFEISKNPIKVNVKENIETVLTLYQNQFKKNVILIKEYEDIPFIEGYPEELLHLWTNLIYNSLQAMSFSGTLKIHTKNLGDKVSICVQDSGPGIPESIKARIFEPFFTTKALGEGSGLGLDICRKIVERHQGSIRFQSIPGNTEFTIELPLQIPK comes from the coding sequence ATGGCAAGCCTTGGGCAACTCGTAGCAGGCATAGCACATGAAATCAATAACCCCATTGCAGCCATCCAAGCATCAGCTGAAAATCTAAAAGAATCTTTATTTGAATCCGAATATTCCTTATTCCAAAAAGAGTTAAAAGAACTCTTGCCAGATCATAAGAGTCAAAATTTATTTCAGGAAGTAATCCAAGTTTTAAAATCTAGAATTGAAATCATATCTGGTAGAGAACGGATGAGCAGAAGGAAACGAATTGAATCTTGGCTCCACTCAAGAGGTCTTCCCGATTCTTTTTCATTCCATTTGATAGATGTTGGGTTTGATTTGGATGTTTTGGAGTCGTATCAGGAATTGTTTTTAAAAGACAAGGTAGATAAGATACTCACATTACTTGTGGAAGAAATCACTGTTTACCAATCACTTCACATTATGTTACTAGCAGTTGAACGAGCCAGTAAAATGACGTTTGCTTTGAAAAACTTTGTTCGATTTGAAATATCCAAAAATCCAATCAAGGTCAATGTGAAAGAGAATATCGAAACTGTTCTCACTTTGTATCAAAATCAATTCAAGAAAAATGTGATTTTGATAAAGGAATATGAAGACATTCCCTTCATAGAAGGGTATCCAGAAGAACTTTTGCACTTATGGACCAATCTGATTTACAATTCTTTACAAGCGATGTCCTTTTCTGGTACACTCAAGATACATACCAAAAATCTAGGGGATAAGGTATCCATCTGTGTACAAGATTCGGGACCAGGTATACCTGAATCCATCAAGGCGCGTATTTTTGAACCATTCTTTACAACAAAAGCACTCGGTGAAGGAAGTGGGCTTGGTTTAGATATTTGTCGCAAGATTGTAGAACGCCATCAAGGTTCGATTCGATTCCAGTCAATTCCAGGTAATACTGAATTTACGATCGAACTTCCGCTCCAAATTCCAAAATAA
- the secG gene encoding preprotein translocase subunit SecG, with protein MGFFAGTILTLFVLLSLFLILLVMIQTGKGGSAGMLGGSTASQSVFGASTADVMTKTTRVAAILFIVLSLALSFVFAKKDEVLVPDVEPSLETPVETDGTTPEVPAPSTP; from the coding sequence ATGGGATTTTTTGCAGGAACCATTCTCACTCTATTTGTTCTACTTTCACTTTTCCTCATCCTTCTTGTGATGATCCAGACGGGAAAAGGTGGAAGCGCGGGAATGCTTGGTGGATCTACCGCTAGCCAATCCGTGTTTGGAGCTTCAACAGCTGACGTGATGACAAAAACAACAAGAGTTGCGGCAATTTTGTTTATTGTTTTATCACTTGCTCTTTCCTTTGTTTTTGCAAAGAAAGATGAAGTATTGGTACCAGATGTGGAACCAAGTTTAGAAACTCCGGTAGAAACTGATGGAACAACTCCCGAAGTTCCGGCACCTAGCACTCCTTAG
- the tpiA gene encoding triose-phosphate isomerase, producing the protein MRKKIIAGNWKMNLTLSEAKTITSGLKVASDSSAYEVMVFPSALHLESVSSLASGSKLIVGAQNAYQSGLTAMTGEISPVQLAELGIKTILVGHSERRQFLGETSEFDNAKIAYFLKAGLRVVYCVGETWAEREKGQTFSVLEDQIKKGLKDITSDLFSNLVIAYEPVWAIGTGKVATPAEAEEAHAFIRKEIGKLFVGADYVAENIQILYGGSVKPDNIKELLAKPNIDGGLVGGASQKLESFLGLLK; encoded by the coding sequence ATGAGAAAAAAAATCATAGCTGGAAACTGGAAGATGAACCTGACACTTTCTGAGGCGAAAACCATCACATCTGGTCTCAAAGTTGCCAGTGATTCTTCCGCTTATGAAGTGATGGTGTTCCCAAGTGCTCTCCATTTGGAATCGGTCTCTTCCCTCGCAAGTGGATCGAAACTCATCGTTGGGGCACAAAATGCATACCAATCTGGGCTCACGGCAATGACGGGAGAAATTTCTCCCGTGCAACTCGCAGAACTCGGGATCAAAACTATCCTTGTGGGCCATTCCGAAAGAAGACAATTCCTCGGAGAAACATCAGAATTTGACAATGCAAAGATTGCCTACTTTTTAAAAGCAGGACTTCGTGTTGTGTATTGTGTGGGTGAAACTTGGGCGGAAAGAGAAAAAGGCCAAACTTTCTCTGTGTTAGAAGACCAAATCAAAAAAGGTCTCAAAGACATTACAAGTGACCTCTTTTCCAATCTTGTCATTGCATACGAACCTGTTTGGGCGATCGGAACTGGAAAAGTGGCAACTCCTGCGGAAGCAGAAGAAGCTCATGCGTTCATACGAAAAGAAATTGGCAAACTCTTTGTGGGTGCAGACTACGTAGCTGAAAACATACAAATTCTCTATGGTGGATCTGTGAAACCAGACAACATCAAAGAACTTCTCGCCAAACCAAACATTGACGGTGGCCTCGTGGGTGGAGCCAGTCAAAAATTAGAATCATTTTTAGGACTTTTAAAATAA